A genome region from Paramisgurnus dabryanus chromosome 12, PD_genome_1.1, whole genome shotgun sequence includes the following:
- the casp8ap2 gene encoding CASP8-associated protein 2 isoform X2, with protein sequence MEDHLMDELYGDLADKNTVVYPHNDEDSVDIYSGLENSPKGDENKRNVNNFLSPRTIESMDMYEEIIREEQEEKQATYNELRQKFEAAQIQVKELLSRLQLLETKNSSLNNENMLLKKNICSLIKTARMEIVRKDEEITRLSNRSGRGSYAQIFHQSSMEIGQANVRHSLKNTSRFVLENRDGRQDNVTHEVNKPKGIVLGKTTALAEPTQPFEVLQRCPRNTVENPLNLQNKNCAARSDSETFKSDQEHGHLHPNRTSETIKHLTVPKDADVSNSQKPSNAGPTVPNTTSKTVSKSCHSTREHILEKSQEQTNRDKKCNLLDKDVSSISQKKVEGNSSKSGRTERELIKDMSVSSESTNNPPEVTVIHKSSGRSKSPSSQSTKALSTEVSFQSSKSSLKTAANVETQNQEHSQNPDRTIKGTGHSGCRSTPCPVMDEASHSQENKMEKLESSGHQKKEEKRQGASSSAERRSTRTERHRDHEQKRLKDSDRTKRDESHGGSRERRSNRSDCSKEYEKRSVKEADEKGEDKKCKEGRSRKQVDALDNKQGKDVCKEKASSRKDESLNRKKSHSQENSRKKVFRSPDKKVRSDKYCRGEKGVPKDKERKKDRGCEEPGQKGGKSKNVVLNKDDQKDSFPSNPCKTKDDNSPDRKLSFMETLNLTLSPLKKQRPSSDVKEPVGATAEDASIDNSGISELGEEFLVIDELQNSQQSVEVMVEDSKESKAIDQQDASTSSSKQVDEDFAAVTSEKSSANETNMEVHEENVAEIQEAVDKVPAINKAPEKKMSETLNLDALDKDSLTALNPAGDSQNCKDITEDSIGITDNPVVSNSLSTEVFKNMPDLIVDGCQKQDPITTVPEDTFKLEVQCNPQSESQDLLPAQSGICQENATDKSCNFSKHNFSESSVSLEVSSSTFTVDHNDQSKVLCNVEVSTSKQDNERENNTSEILKLVELSEEMTEKSHQSPLRSLNATDASDNTTVTEEIPSSMQASFSEPDSKEKDDNNFKSSCFDVLSHDEDSMMLTLRNIKVIPEAISPLTSPVRQVKGVQPHRADKQPHVKCLSKELSNMTSDKVNMEMNKENESPESSVTSASQKGTIDAVSVSGIEEEELEDGEIVSESEEEGPLFIQTPPRETDKSTSASHSSPKLSSVGKRVSQKKSCAPVRSEQNKSSVSPASSGSPTSNKRRFKTINLPLKSTVHTWDEFMDSLAKIRVELRRKYMKLHKNVSKTAFSCIVDMSQASFTEYVNTVDLDKLCHQGKNIKVKLNKIICSILSKVTKNGIVNRIFDQKAVDIKQKLWKFVDGQFDFLFKELKAVLKSSSEPSVNACSAEDKNTTVKENHVVEKDLHRAKKAKVDAGNGGKEVPPIKLPPRGLGSRGKNIKAVMKEDDEVTKAKTSHQLPTSSPEKSVHESTSVTENKPPSCTRRLSNNGSSHDKSDLEIFTEQQASSLTFNLVSDSQMGEIFKCLLQGSDLLEPSIPVGDNQCWPVSTPRKEEVPGDSLVGIMTPYKTPSKFITSWSSISPYKFASNSKILVNPAILDESCLLEVPSSFEPSQVSAQSTVTSQRTFSILAEDLAVSLTIPSPLKSDSHLSFLHPGTGQPLSAPNSIMSTHYSEDALDGEDQTEQDIHLSLDTDNSSCESSPSRTWEEPDLSGFQFKPNLPMQAVVMEKSNDHFIVRIRHTSTSPQEKSESGLTVEQQPTLNPILSPFHEDLGPTHGETLEKNLTKATESGHVSDKTVDAHPSSQKCPSEDVFDEGSKAKQVCNEANVTPKESNSAETKTTVERVSRKRKEHHSDPKAKRSKTVKSQDKHHKSRHKKRSRSPKEKCSKAVVSPVSPSSLSAKNVIRKKGEVVVTWTRDEDRDILVELKMKGASPKTFAALSKRLKKSSEQIEERFAQLLKLFKKKEKMET encoded by the exons ATGGAGGATCATTTAATGGATGAGCTCTATGGTGATCTCGCTGACAAAAACACTG TTGTGTATCCACATAATGATGAAGACTCCGTTGACATATACTCTGGACTGGAGAACAGTCCTAAGGGGGATGAGAACAAAC GAAATGTCAACAATTTCCTTTCCCCAAGGACGATTGAATCAATGGATATGTATGAGGAAATCATCCGGGAAGAACAAGAAGAGAAGCAGGCAACCTATAATGAG TTGAGGCAAAAATTTGAAGCTGCACAAATTCAGGTTAAGGAGCTGCTCTCAAGGTTACAGCTGCTAGAGACAAAG aattcaAGTTTGAACAATGAAAACATGCTGCTGAAGAAGAACATTTGCTCTCTGATCAAGACTGCTAGAATGGAAATTGTACGTAAGGATGAGGAGATTACCAGACTCAGCAATAG GTCTGGCCGTGGAAGTTATGCACAAATTTTTCATCAATCTTCAATGGAAATTGGTCAGGCAAACGTAAGGCACAGTCTAAAAAATACATCACGTTTTGTCTTGGAAAACAGAGATGGTAGACAAGACAATGTTACACATGAAGTAAATAAGCCCAAGGGCATAGTGTTGGGTAAAACAACAGCATTAGCTGAACCAACGCAACCTTTTGAGGTGCTCCAAAGGTGCCCTAGAAATACTGTTGAAAATCCTTTAAATCTTCAGAACAAAAACTGTGCTGCTAGATCTGACAGTGAAACTTTTAAATCAGACCAAGAGCATGGACATTTACACCCTAACCGAACATCAGAGACCATAAAACATCTAACCGTGCCAAAAGATGCAGATGTCTCAAATTCACAAAAGCCAAGTAATGCTGGACCAACAGTTCCCAATACAACTTCTAAAACTGTCAGTAAGAGCTGTCACTCAACACGGGAACACATATTAGAAAAGTCTCAAGAACAGACTAATCGTGACAAAAAGTGTAACTTGCTTGACAAGGATGTGTCTTCAATATCTCAGAAAAAAGTGGAAGGAAACTCGAGCAAGTCTGGAAGAACTGAAAGAGAGCTTATAAAAGATATGTCTGTGTCTAGTGAATCCACAAATAATCCGCCTGAGGTTACAGTCATTCATAAAAGTTCAGGGAGATCTAAAAGCCCATCTTCCCAGTCAACCAAAGCTTTGTCAACTGAAGTCTCTTTCCAGTCTTCCAAAAGTTCACTAAAGACAGCTGCAAATGTAGAGACACAGAACCAAGAGCATAGTCAGAATCCAGACCGAACTATCAAAGGAACAGGACATTCTGGCTGTAGGAGCACACCTTGTCCTGTGATGGATGAAGCAAGCCATTCCCAGGAAAACAAAATGGAGAAACTGGAATCAAGTGGTCATCAAAAAAAGGAGGAGAAAAGACAAGGGGCATCTTCCAGTGCAGAAAGGAGGAGCACTAGgacagagagacacagagacCATGAGCAAAAGAGGCTAAAGGACAGTGACAGGACTAAAAGAGATGAAAGTCACGGCGGAAGTAGAGAAAGAAGGAGCAACAGGTCAGACTGCAGTAAAGAGTATGAGAAAAGAAGTGTAAAGGAGGCTGATGAAAAAGGTGAAGATAAAAAGTGTAAAGAAGGGAGATCAAGGAAACAAGTTGATGCTTTGGACAACAAGCAAGGAAAGGATGTTTGTAAGGAGAAAGCATCAAGCAGAAAAGATGAGTCATTAAATCGCAAAAAGTCTCACAGCCAAGAGAACTCTAGAAAGAAAGTTTTTCGTAGTCCTGACAAAAAAGTAAGATCTGATAAGTATTGTCGAGGAGAAAAGGGTGTACCTAAggacaaagaaagaaagaaagaccgTGGTTGTGAGGAACCTGGACAGAAAGGTGGAAAATCCAAAAATGTAGTTCTTAACAAAGATGATCAAAAGGACTCCTTTCCCAGCAATCCTTGCAAAACCAAAGACGATAATAGTCCAGACAGAAAACTGAGTTTCATGGAAACGTTGAACCTCACTTTATCACCTCTTAAAAAGCAAAGACCATCATCTGATGTTAAGGAACCTGTTGGGGCAACAGCTGAAGATGCATCTATTGATAATAGTGGAATATCTGAACTTGGAGAGGAATTCTTGGTAATTGATGAGTTACAGAACAGCCAGCAAAGTGTTGAGGTGATGGTTGAGGATTCCAAAGAGTCTAAAGCTATAGATCAACAGGATGCATCTACCAGTTCTTCCAAACAAGTTGATGAAGATTTTGCAGCTGTCACATCTGAAAAGTCCTCTGCAAATGAAACAAATATGGAGGTGCATGAAGAGAATGTTGCTGAGATTCAAGAGGCTGTGGACAAAGTCCCAGCAATTAATAAAGCTCCAGAGAAGAAAATGAGTGAGACATTAAACCTTGATGCCTTGGATAAAGATTCATTAACAGCATTAAACCCTGCAGGAGACTCTCAAAACTGTAAGGACATTACAGAAGACTCCATAGGAATTACGGATAATCCTGTTGTTTCCAATAGTTTGTCCACTGAAGTCTTCAAAAATATGCCTGATTTAATAGTTGATGGTTGTCAGAAACAGGATCCCATCACAACTGTGCCCGAGGATACTTTTAAGTTGGAAGTCCAGTGCAATCCTCAATCTGAGTCTCAGGATTTACTACCTGCACAAAGTGGGATTTGTCAAGAAAATGCCACTGACAAGTCATGTAATTTTTCAAAGCATAATTTTTCTGAAAGTTCTGTGTCCCTGGAAGTTTCCTCTAGCACATTTACTGTAGATCATAATGACCAGAGCAAAGTTCTTTGTAATGTAGAAGTAAGTACTTCAAAGCAGGacaatgagagagaaaacaatacatctGAAATTCTTAAACTTGTTGAACTGTCAGAGGAAATGACTGAAAAGTCCCATCAAAGTCCATTAAGGAGTCTGAACGCTACAGATGCAAGTgataacaccactgtaacagaGGAGATACCATCATCTATGCAGGCTAGTTTCTCAGAACCAGATTCCAAAGAGAAAGATGACAATAACTTCAAATCGTCTTGTTTTGATGTTTTGTCCCATGATGAGGACTCCATGATGCTTACACTTAGGAACATTAAAGTAATTCCAGAAGCCATTAGCCCTCTCACAAGTCCAGTCCGTCAGGTCAAGGGAGTCCAGCCTCACCGTGCTGATAAACAACCACATGTCAAGTGTCTTAGCAAAG AACTCTCTAACATGACAAGTGATAAAGTGAACATGGAGATGAACAAAGAGAACGAGTCACCAGAATCTTCTGTCACATCGGCTTCCCAAAAAGGGACAATAGATGCCGTTTCAGTTAGTGGAATTGAGGAAGAAGAGCTGGAGGATGGTGAGATAGTGAGTGAAAGTGAAGAAGAGGGACCTTTGTTTATCCAGACTCCTCCAAGAGAAACTGACAAATCAACCTCAGCATCCCATTCAAGTCCAAAGCTATCTTCAGTTGGAAAAAGGGTGTCCCAAAAGAAATCTTGTGCCCCTGTGAGATCAGAGCAAAACAAGAGCTCAGTGTCTCCTGCTTCAAGTGGCAGTCCCACTTCAAATAAGAGACGCTTTAAAACTATCAATCTGCCATTGAAATCAACAGTCCATACTTGGGATGAATTTATGGACAGTTTGGCAAAAATTCGAGTCGAGTTACGGAGGAAGTACATGAAGCTTCACAAAAATGTCAGTAAGACTGCTTTCTCCTGCATAGTGGATATGTCTCAGGCTTCTTTTACAGAATATGTTAATACAGTTGACTTGGACAAATTGTGCCATCAGGGTAAAAACATTAAAGTTAAACTTAATAAGATTATATGTTCTATCTTGAGCAAGGTCACGAAAAATGGCATTGTGAACCGTATCTTTGATCAGAAAGCTGTAGACATCAAGCAGAAATTGTGGAAGTTTGTGGATGGGCAGTTTGATTTCTTGTTTAAAGAACTGAAGGCAGTGCTCAAAAGTAGCTCTGAGCCATCCGTAAATGCATGCTCAGCTGAAGATAAAAATACAACTGTAAAGGAAAACCATGTTGTGGAAAAAGATCTTCACAGAGCTAAGAAAGCCAAAGTTGATGCTGGAAACGGTGGCAAAGAAGTACCACCAATAAAGCTGCCTCCTAGGGGTCTTGGTAGCAGAGGTAAAAATATTAAAGCTGTCATGAAGGAAGACGATGAGGTGACCAAAGCGAAGACATCACACCAACTTCCTACTTCATCGCCTGAAAAGTCTGTACATGAGAGCACCTCTGTAACTGAGAATAAACCCCCATCCTGCACCCGTCGTCTCTCCAATAATGGATCGTCGCATGACAAGTCAGACTTAGAAATTTTCACAGAGCAGCAAGCATCAAGCTTAACCTTTAACTTAGTCTCAGACTCTCAAATGGGAGAGATATTCAAGTGTTTGTTGCAAGGGTCTGATTTGCTTGAACCCAGTATTCCAGTAGGGGACAATCAATGCTGGCCAGTCAGCACCCCCCGAAAAGAAGAAGTTCCTGGGGACAGTTTGGTTGGGATTATGACACCTTACAAGACTCCGTCTAAATTCATCACATCCTGGTCTTCTATTTCTCCGTACAAGTTCGCTTCTAACAGCAAAATACTTGTTAACCCAGCAATCCTTGATGAGAGCTGCTTGTTAGAAGTTCCCTCTAGTTTTGAACCATCCCAGGTTTCTGCACAATCAACTGTAACCTCTCAGCGCACTTTTTCTATCCTGGCAGAAGACCTAGCGGTGTCTCTTACTATTCCCTCACCTCTGAAGTCAGATAGTCACTTGAGTTTCTTGCACCCTGGAACAGGCCAGCCACTGTCTGCCCCTAATAGTATTATGAGTACCCATTATAGTGAAGATGCTCTTGATGGAGAAGATCAAACTGAGCAGGACATTCATCTTTCTCTTGACACAGACAACTCCAGCTGTGAGTCTAGTCCCAGCAGAACATGGGAGGAACCTGATCTATCTGGTTTCCAGTTCAAACCCAATTTACCAATGCAGGCGGTTGTAATGGAGAAGTCAAATGATCATTTCATTGTACGCATAAGACACACATCTACCAGCCCACAAGAAAAGTCAGAGTCAGGATTAACTGTGGAGCAACAACCTACTTTGAACCCGATCTTGTCGCCATTCCATGAAGACTTGGGCCCTACACATGGAGAGACATTGGAGAAAAATCTAACCAAGGCAACTGAATCAGGTCACGTTTCTGATAAAACAGTAGATGCTCATCCATCAAGCCAAAAATGTCCTTCTGAGGATGTTTTTGATGAGGGCAGCAAAGCTAAGCAGGTTTGTAATGAGGCCAATGTCACTCCTAAAGAAAGCAATTCAGCAGAGACCAAGACAACAGTAGAAAGGGTGTCAAGAAAACGTAAGGAACATCACTCAGATCCAAAAGCAAAGCGCTCCAAGACAGTCAAATCACAAGATAAACATCACAAGTCAAGACATAAAAAACGCTCAAGATCTCCCAAGGAAAAATGCTCAAAAGCTGTAGTATCTCCAGTGTCCCCGAGCAGCCTCTCTGCGAAGAACGTGATCAGGAAGAAAGGAGAAGTGGTGGTGACGTGGACCAG GGATGAAGACCGGGACATTCTTGTTGAGCTAAAAATGAAGGGTGCTTCACCCAAGACCTTTGCTGCTCTATCAAAACGGTTAAAAAAGTCATCAGAACAG ATTGAGGAGAGGTTTGCTCAATTGTTGAAGCTATTtaagaagaaagaaaaaatggaGACCTGA